Proteins from one Fragaria vesca subsp. vesca linkage group LG6, FraVesHawaii_1.0, whole genome shotgun sequence genomic window:
- the LOC101295640 gene encoding squamosa promoter-binding-like protein 17-like: MGSTSLTTTTDSGGSSSSSPPNNNSTDDSLHGLKFGRKIYFEDGTLAPPKSGSSSSAGVKKQRSSGGGGFVHHGQPPRCQVEGCNVDLSDVKAYYSRHKVCAMHSKTPTVVVAGLEQRFCQQCSRFHQLPEFDQGKRSCRRRLAGHNERRRKPQPGSMMSTRFGRLSSSIYENSNRVGSFLMDFTAYPRDGRDAWATARTSERPPANQTVTATGKFLQHQWQSNPENNRSNLYLQGSAGGTSYPGPGIPPGECVTGVTDSSCALSLLSSQPWASRNRGVGTNAFLNTQGAPMAQSISNAGPVNPFPTTSWGFKGNEAGSSSHEMLPDLGLGQISQPLNSHYSGELELSQQGRRQQNMELGNSRGYSRGYDSSSQQIHWSL; encoded by the exons ATGGGCTCGACCTCTCTCACTACTACAACAGACTCAGGAGGCAGCTCCTCCTCCTCCCCACCCAACAACAACTCCACCGACGACTCCCTCCACGGCCTCAAATTCGGCCGCAAAATCTACTTCGAGGATGGAACTCTCGCTCCCCCCAAATCCGGGTCTTCCTCCTCCGCCGGGGTCAAGAAGCAGCGGAGCAGCGGCGGCGGTGGGTTCGTCCATCATGGTCAGCCCCCGAGGTGCCAGGTGGAGGGGTGTAACGTAGATCTGAGTGATGTTAAGGCTTACTATTCCCGGCACAAAGTGTGTGCCATGCACTCCAAGACCCCTACCGTTGTTGTTGCCGGACTTGAGCAGCGCTTTTGCCAGCAGTGCAGCAG GTTTCATCAGCTTCCTGAATTTGACCAAGGTAAGCGTAGTTGCCGTAGACGTCTGGCTGGTCATAATGAGCGTAGGAGAAAGCCACAACCTGGATCCATGATGTCTACACGTTTTGGTCGTCTCTCTTCGTCTATTTATG AAAACAGCAACCGGGTTGGAAGCTTTCTAATGGACTTCACGGCATATCCAAGGGATGGGAGAGATGCATGGGCAACTGCAAGAACTTCTGAGCGGCCACCTGCAAATCAAACTGTCACTGCTACTGGAAAGTTTCTTCAACATCAATGGCAGAGCAACCCTGAGAATAATCGATCCAATCTTTACCTGCAAGGGTCAGCAGGTGGTACCAGTTATCCTGGTCCTGGAATTCCTCCGGGAGAATGCGTCACAGGAGTCACTGACTCGAGTTGTGCTCTCTCTCTTCTGTCAAGTCAACCGTGGGCCTCTAGAAACCGAGGTGTTGGGACAAATGCCTTCTTAAACACCCAAGGGGCACCCATGGCTCAATCAATATCTAATGCTGGCCCTGTCAATCCATTTCCAACCACATCCTGGGGTTTTAAGGGAAATGAGGCTGGTAGTAGTTCGCATGAGATGCTTCCTGATCTGGGTCTTGGTCAAATCTCGCAGCCCCTTAACAGTCATTACTCTGGTGAGCTCGAGTTGTCTCAACAGGGAAGGAGGCAGCAAAATATGGAGCTTGGAAACTCCAGGGGTTACTCCAGGGGCTATGACTCCTCCAGTCAGCAGATTCATTGGTCTCTTTAA
- the LOC101302686 gene encoding coiled-coil domain-containing protein 75-like, translating to MAEPANGGEEDDDYMGDLSRFLSPETSGPLPKKVSNSKASIVQPSRKKPKALNWQEQRKIDRERKQQEEDEKTLANIEAPIPQSNIGFRLLKQMGYTPGTALGKEGAGRAEPVKVDIRRSRAGIGREDPSKEKRKREELRSVEEKRNEESLMEEFGTRKKSQWRIRRVVVNFNKAKAVLEQLENKEVVPLEKEDDEEEEGREEEEEELITEEDLQDILMKLRDEHRYCLFCGCQYESMEELLSSCPGTNEDDH from the exons ATGGCGGAACCAGCCAACGGAGGAGAGGAAGACGATGACTACATGGGGGACCTCTCTCGGTTTCTCTCTCCAGAAACTTCCGGTCCTCTCCCGAAAAAG GTTTCGAATAGCAAAGCCTCGATTGTGCAACCCTCTAGGAAAAAACCTAAAGCACTGAATTGGCAAGAGCAGCGTAAGATTGATAGGGAGAGAAAGCAACAGGAAGAGGATGAGAAAACCCTGGCGAATATAGAGGCGCCGATTCCACAGTCCAACATAGGATTTAGGCTTTTGAAGCAAATGGGGTACACACCAGGTACTGCCCTGGGGAAGGAGGGGGCGGGCCGGGCCGAACCGGTGAAGGTTGATATTCGGCGGTCGAGAGCTGGAATTGGGAGGGAGGATCCGAGTAAGGAGAAGAGGAAGAGAGAGGAGTTGAGGAGTGTGGAGGAGAAGAGGAATGAGGAGAGCTTGATGGAGGAGTTTGGGACGAGGAAGAAGTCGCAGTGGCGGATTCGGAGAGTGGTGGTTAATTTTAATAAGGCCAAGGCGGTTTTGGAGCAGTTGGAGAATAAGGAGGTTGTGCCGTTGGAGAAGGAGGATGATGAGGAAGAGGAGGGCAGAGAGGAAGAGGAAGAGGAACTGATTACAGAAGAG GATTTACAAGATATATTGATGAAACTGAGAGATGAGCATCGATACTGCCTCTTCTGTGGATGCCAG TATGAATCAATGGAGGAACTATTATCCAGCTGCCCTGGAACTAATGAAGACGATCACTGA
- the LOC101302971 gene encoding protein STRUBBELIG-RECEPTOR FAMILY 2-like: MAKRYRSLYFIAILVAVFVSAPPAVAFTDLLDVVALRDLYKTLNQPPQLKGWRLDGGNPCDESWDGVSCFGSSVIYLELNGLNLSGYITPEIYNLYSLKQLDISSNSIGGEIPYVLPPNATHINMAYNHLIQNIPPSLPGMKSLRHLNLSHNLLSGPIGNVFTGLQNLREMDLSYNNFTGDLPSSFGSLTNLTGLYLQNNKFTGSVAYLAELPLIDLNIKDNYFSGIIPSHFQSIPNLWIGGNSFHLPGDNYPPWNFPLETQGSIIESNIHPPPATQSSAMEKSNPSTKLGGHKKRTLGPGGIAFMIGGGTLVASCVALYIAHRIKQSIDSPMSAREESPPILTLRSPILLPRRLPPVYHSRVEKSRKKSFSDKSRFPVRIKLYTVAELQSATNSFMEEKFLGQGSLGSVYKAEFPDGQISVVKNMKMSGLSFHEEEKFLDLVWTLSRLKHPNIVPLLGYCVEHGQHLLVYEYVRNISLDEALHSDAYKALSWGLRLQIALGVAQALDYLHSTLSPPVGHGNLKSANILLDEELAPHICDCGLAILRPLTSNSLKLKASEDAIGDTGYIAPEHGLPGFDNTKSDVYAFGVLLLELLTGRKPSDSSKPREEQSLVKWASLRLHDYESLEEMIDPGIRKTCSSKALSNFADIISLCIQPVKEFRPPMSEVVGSLTQLMQKLNMGKGNGADGTQVDPFERSFRSTNTRFMGSPTLSYFSV, translated from the exons ATGGCGAAGCGGTACCGGAGCCTGTACTTCATAGCGATTCTCGTCGCCGTGTTCGTGTCGGCACCGCCGGCCGTAGCTTTTACTGATCTGCTTGACG TCGTAGCTCTTCGAGATCTTTACAAGACCCTCAACCAACCACCGCAGCTGAAGGGTTGGAGGTTGGATGGAGGGAATCCCTGCGATGAATCATGGGATGGAGTATCGTGTTTTGGCTCTTCAGTAATATACCT CGAGCTCAATGGACTAAACCTCTCTGGGTATATTACTCCCGAGATCTATAATCTCTACAGTTTGAAGCAACT GGATATTAGTTCCAATAGCATTGGCGGTGAAATTCCCTATGTCTTACCGCCCAATGCTACTCATAT AAATATGGCATACAACCATTTAATCCAGAATATTCCCCCATCCTTACCTGGCATGAAAAGTCTCCGACACTT GAATCTAAGCCACAATTTGTTGTCTGGACCCATTGGCAATGTTTTTACTGGCCTACAGAATTTAAGAGAAAT GGACTTGTCGTATAATAACTTTACTGGAGATCTGCCAAGTTCATTTGGATCCCTCACAAATCTCACTGGACT GTACTTACAGAATAACAAATTCACTGGATCAGTTGCTTACCTTGCTGAACTTCCACTAATTGATCT GAATATCAAAGATAACTATTTCAGTGGTATCATCCCCAGTCATTTTCAGTCCATACCAAATTTATG GATTGGGGGGAATAGTTTTCATCTGCCAGGGGACAACTATCCACCCTGGAATTTCCCTCTAGAAACGCAAGGAAGTATCATTGAATCGAACATCCACCCTCCTCCAGCAACTCAGTCAAGTGCCATGGAGAAGAGCAACCCCTCGACCAAATTAGGTGGACACAAGAAGAGGACGCTTGGCCCCGGAGGAATAGCTTTTATGATTGGTGGAGGAACTCTAGTCGCGTCATGTGTGGCACTTTATATTGCACATCGTATCAAGCAATC TATAGATAGTCCTATGAGTGCAAGAGAAGAAAGCCCACCTATACTGACTCTCAGGTCACCCATTCTACTTCCAAGGCGATTACCTCCAGTTTATCATAGCAGAGTAGAGAAAAGTAGAAAAAAAAGTTTCTCTGATAAAAGCAGATTCCCAGTGAGAATCAAACTATATACTGTGGCAGAGCTTCAGTCAGCTACGAACAGCTTTATGGAAGAAAAGTTTCTGGGCCAAGGATCACTTGGTTCTGTTTACAAAGCTGAGTTTCCTGATGGCCAA ATTTCTGTTGTCAAGAACATGAAGATGTCTGGACTATCTTTCCATGAAGAAGAAAAGTTCCTGGATCTTGTTTGGACTCTATCACGTTTGAAGCACCCAAACATCGTACCACTTCTTGGCTATTGTGTGGAGCATGGACAACACCTTCTTGTGTATGAATATGTCAGAAATATATCCCTTGATGAAGCACTTCACAGTGACGCATACAAGGCTCTGTCGTGGGGCCTTCGTCTCCAGATTGCTCTTGGTGTTGCTCAAGCTTTGGA CTATTTGCACTCCACATTGTCGCCTCCAGTTGGTCACGGCAACTTGAAGAGTGCCAATATCTTACTTGATGAAGAACTTGCTCCTCATATCTGTGACTGTGGGCTTGCTATTTTGAGGCCACTTACGAGCAATAGTCTTAAACTAAAG GCTTCAGAAGATGCTATTGGTGACACTGGCTACATTGCACCTGAGCATGGCCTACCAGGATTTGATAACACAAAGAGTGACGTCTATGCCTTCGGAGTACTGCTTTTGGAGCTCTTGACAGGAAGGAAACCTTCTGATAG TTCAAAACCAAGGGAAGAGCAATCACTGGTGAAATGGGCTTCATTGCGGCTTCATGACTATGAGAGTCTGGAAGAGATGATCGATCCAGGCATTAGAAAGACATGTTCCTCCAAGGCTCTCTCAAATTTTGCTGATATTATCTCCCTTTGTATACAG CCAGTGAAGGAATTCCGACCACCAATGTCTGAAGTTGTGGGATCTCTAACACAACTGATGCAGAAGCTCAACATGGGGAAAGGAAATGGAGCAGATGGTACCCAAGTTGACCCCTTTGAGAGATCTTTCCGTTCAACCAACACCCGCTTCATGGGCTCACCTACATTGAGCTATTTTTCCGTTTGA